In Zingiber officinale cultivar Zhangliang chromosome 1A, Zo_v1.1, whole genome shotgun sequence, a genomic segment contains:
- the LOC122012071 gene encoding B-box zinc finger protein 32-like — protein sequence MKAARRRRRVCELCGGAAAVHCEADAAHLCWSCDAHVHGANFLVARHLRQVACTGCGALDDDRLFAGAGSPAPIRSLCGSCGGGAAAAARGAVVVADEESDTESCVSTAESATAGRRRAIGGGRVGARERVRLAAVAVWGDAKRRRKGEMVLALRRLEEATGALAEVMARAGAMAMPEG from the coding sequence ATGAAAGCGGCTCGGCGGCGGCGGAGGGTGTGCGAACTCTGCGGCGGCGCGGCCGCCGTGCACTGCGAGGCGGACGCGGCGCATCTCTGCTGGTCCTGCGACGCCCACGTTCACGGCGCTAACTTCCTGGTGGCGCGCCACCTCCGCCAGGTCGCCTGCACCGGCTGCGGCGCGCTCGATGATGACCGCCTCTTTGCTGGCGCCGGATCGCCCGCCCCGATCCGATCGCTCTGCGGATCCTGCGGCGGAGGCGCGGCCGCAGCGGCAAGGGGAGCGGTCGTGGTCGCCGACGAGGAGTCGGACACCGAGTCGTGCGTGTCCACGGCGGAATCGGCGACGGCGGGGAGGCGGAGGGCGATCGGGGGCGGGCGGGTGGGGGCGAGGGAGAGAGTGCGGCTGGCAGCGGTGGCGGTGTGGGGAGACGCGAAGCGGCGGAGGAAGGGGGAGATGGTACTGGCCCTGAGGAGATTGGAGGAGGCAACGGGCGCGCTGGCGGAGGTCATGGCGAGAGCCGGAGCCATGGCCATGCCGGAAGGTTAA
- the LOC122038283 gene encoding uncharacterized protein LOC122038283 isoform X1, with protein sequence MGRGNILKRRMKVFSLALVIYLDYKGVQKRVKWLSKTKTNAIWEKAHERNARRVLNLMIEMEGLWVKLGQYLSTRADVLPEAYICLLKQLQDSLPPRRLEEVCQTIENELGKDMGDIFSQFVEAPLATASIAQVHCATLRNGQEVVVKVQHRGIKEVILEDLKNAKWISDWIAWAEPQYDFNPMIDEWCKEAPKELDFNHEAENTKRVSKNLRVKSDDDSLKFADKVDVVIPDVIQSTEKVLILQYMDGIRLNDVESLNALGVNKQKLVEEITRAYAHQIYVDGFFNGDPHPGNFLVSKEPPHRPILLDFGLTKSISRSMKQALAKMFLACAEGDHVALLAAFAEMGLKLRVDMPEQAMNIATVFFRTSTPASEALENVKTLAEQREKNMKVLQEKMKMNKKEVQRFNPIDAFPGDAVIFARVVNLLRGLSSTLDVRVVYFDIMRPFAESTLIGSISSGPTRNSQWIYDSPIQSNVEAKLRQLLVELGNEKIVGIQVCAYKDGKVIIDTAAGVLGRYDPRPVQPDTLFPVFSVTKGITAGMVHWLVDKGELELTETISNIWPEFSGSKNDIKIHHVLNHSSGLHNAMSDVMRSNPLLMCDWEESLRHIAMSVPETDPGSQQLYHYLSFGWLCGGVIERASGKKFQHILEEAIIHPLNIEGELYIGIPPGVESRLATLTLDKEELQNLLEIRSRQDMPSSLQQVNLAEIASTLPVLFNTLNIRRAIIPAANGHCSARALARYYASLATGGLIPPPHSSMSKPLLGHHAHVPTFPSAKQSKKKWKIKEIVSANKHSPSSNTNGNNSNTANLVANTGDWKNIGRIFSSPKIHDAFMGLGEYSDLVVPNGKFGLGFRNFYTANRNLSSFGHSGVGGSTGFCDIEHNFSIAITVNKMSLDGVTRSIVQLICSELNIPLPEEFSRFGEKGPDMQLQLI encoded by the exons ATGGGACGGGGAAACATCTTGAAGCGGAGGATGAAAGTATTCTCTTTAGCATTGGTGATCTACCTGGACTACAAG GGTGTGCAGAAGAGAGTTAAATGGCTTAGCAAAACCAAAACAAATGCTATATGGGAAAAAGCTCATGAAAGAAATGCTAGACGTGTTCTTAATTTGATGATTGAGATGGAAGGTCTGTGGGTAAAACTGGGCCAATATTTATCTACCCGAGCAGATGTTCTTCCAGAGGCTTATATATGTCTTCTCAAACAGTTGCAGGACTCTCTTCCTCCTCGGCGATTAGAAGAG GTCTGTCAAACTATAGAGAATGAGCTTGGAAAAGATATGGGCGACATTTTCTCTCAGTTCGTAGAGGCACCTCTTGCTACTGCATCT ATAGCACAAGTTCATTGTGCAACTTTGAGAAATGGGCAGGAGGTGGTTGTCAAAGTTCAACATAGGGGCATCAAAGAGGTCATATTAGAG GACCTAAAGAATGCAAAATGGATAAGTGACTGGATAGCATGGGCAGAACCACAATATGACTTCAACCCCATGATAGATGAGTGGTGCAAGGAGGCAcctaaagaacttgatttcaatcaTGAAGCAG AGAACACTAAAAGAGTTTCAAAAAACTTACGAGTCAAAAGTGATGATGATAGTTTAAAATTTGCAGATAAGGTTGATGTGGTGATCCCAGATGTTATTCAG TCAACAGAGAAGGTTCTCATTTTACAATATATGGATGGTATCCGCTTGAATGATGTCGAATCACTGAATGCACTGGGTGTGAACAAACAGAAGCTTGTTGAAGAAATTACACGTGCCTATGCTCATCAAATATATGTTGATGGCTTTTTCAATGGCGATCCTCATCCAG GAAATTTTCTTGTAAGCAAAGAACCTCCTCATCGGCCTATTTTACTTGATTTTGGTCTTACCAAGTCAATTTCAAGGTCTATGAAGCAGGCACTGGCAAAAATGTTTTTGGCATGTGCTGAG GGGGATCATGTGGCTTTATTGGCAGCCTTCGCTGAAATGGGGCTTAAGCTGCGTGTTGATATGCCAGAGCAAGCAATGAACATTGCAACAGTATTCTTTCGCACTTCCACACCAGCAAGTGAGGCACTT GAAAACGTAAAGACTTTGGCTGAGCAAAGAGAGAAGAACATGAAGGTTCTTcaagaaaagatgaaaatgaacaaAAAGGAAGTCCAGCGCTTTAACCCT ATTGATGCTTTCCCAGGAGATGCAGTCATTTTTGCGAGGGTAGTGAATCTTCTTCGAG GGCTTTCATCTACACTTGATGTCCGTGTTGTTTATTTCGACATCATGAGACCATTTGCCGAGTCCACACTAATAGG AAGCATCAGCAGTGGACCAACAAGAAATAGCCAATGGATTTATGATTCACCAATTCAGTCTAATGTGGAGGCCAAGTTGAGGCAGCTCCTGGTTGAGCTTGGAAACGAGAAAATAGTCGGAATACAA GTTTGTGCTTACAAAGATGGAAAGGTTATAATAGATACTGCCGCAGGTGTGCTAGGGAGATATGATCCTCGCCCTGTTCAACCAGACACTTTGTTTCCAGTTTTCTCAGTAACTAAAGGAATCACTGCTGGAATGGTACATTGGCTTGTTGATAAGGG AGAACTCGAGCTCACAGAAACCATATCAAATATCTGGCCAGAGTTCAGCGGAAGCAAAAATGATATTAAG ATTCATCATGTTCTTAATCACTCATCTGGTTTGCACAATGCTATGTCTGATGTTATGAGGAGCAACCCTTTGCTAATGTGCGACTGGGAGGAGTCTCTGCGTCATATTGCTATGTCAGTTCCCGAGACAGATCCTGGTTCCCAGCAACTATACCACTATTTGTCCTTTGGATGGCTTTGTGGTGGTGTTATAGAG CGTGCATCTGGGAAGAAGTTTCAACACATTCTGGAAGAAGCAATAATCCACCCTCTCAATATTGAAGGCGAACTATATATTGGTATTCCTCCTG GTGTGGAATCTCGGCTGGCTACACTAACCCTTGACAAAGAAGAGCTGCAAAATCTTCTTGAGATCAGAAGCAGGCAAGACATGCCGTCCAGCTTACAGCAGGTTAATTTAGCTGAGATTGCATCCACTCTTCCCGTACTATTCAACACACTAAATATCCGACGAGCCATAATCCCCGCTGCTAATGGCCATTGCTCTGCTCGTGCCTTGGCTCGCTACTATGCTTCGCTCGCAACAGGTGGATTGATTCCTCCACCTCATTCATCTATGTCAAAGCCTCTCCTTGGCCACCATGCCCATGTTCCAACATTTCCTTCGGCCAAGCAGTCTAAGAAGAAATGGAAAatcaaggagattgttagtgcaaacaAGCATTCACCAAGTTCAAATACAAACGGGAATAATTCGAACACTGCTAACCTTGTAGCCAATACAGGAGACTGGAAAAATATTGGCAGAATATTTAGCAGTCCCAAGATCCACGATGCTTTCATGGGGTTGGGCGAGTACTCTGACCTGGTTGTTCCAAATGGAAAATTCGGACTTGGGTTTCGGAATTTCTATACTGCAAACCGTAACCTGTCAAGTTTTGGGCACTCGGGGGTTGGCGGATCTACTGGATTCTGTGACATCGAGCACAATTTTTCCATTGCTATCACAGTGAACAAAATGTCCCTAGATGGTGTCACAAGAAGTATAGTCCAGTTAATTTGTTCTGAGTTGAATATTCCCCTGCCCGAAGAGTTTTCGAGGTTCGGGGAGAAAGGCCCCGACATGCAGCTGCAGCTTATCTAG
- the LOC122038283 gene encoding uncharacterized protein LOC122038283 isoform X2 produces the protein MGRGNILKRRMKVFSLALVIYLDYKGVQKRVKWLSKTKTNAIWEKAHERNARRVLNLMIEMEGLWVKLGQYLSTRADVLPEAYICLLKQLQDSLPPRRLEEVCQTIENELGKDMGDIFSQFVEAPLATASIAQVHCATLRNGQEVVVKVQHRGIKEVILEDLKNAKWISDWIAWAEPQYDFNPMIDEWCKEAPKELDFNHEADKVDVVIPDVIQSTEKVLILQYMDGIRLNDVESLNALGVNKQKLVEEITRAYAHQIYVDGFFNGDPHPGNFLVSKEPPHRPILLDFGLTKSISRSMKQALAKMFLACAEGDHVALLAAFAEMGLKLRVDMPEQAMNIATVFFRTSTPASEALENVKTLAEQREKNMKVLQEKMKMNKKEVQRFNPIDAFPGDAVIFARVVNLLRGLSSTLDVRVVYFDIMRPFAESTLIGSISSGPTRNSQWIYDSPIQSNVEAKLRQLLVELGNEKIVGIQVCAYKDGKVIIDTAAGVLGRYDPRPVQPDTLFPVFSVTKGITAGMVHWLVDKGELELTETISNIWPEFSGSKNDIKIHHVLNHSSGLHNAMSDVMRSNPLLMCDWEESLRHIAMSVPETDPGSQQLYHYLSFGWLCGGVIERASGKKFQHILEEAIIHPLNIEGELYIGIPPGVESRLATLTLDKEELQNLLEIRSRQDMPSSLQQVNLAEIASTLPVLFNTLNIRRAIIPAANGHCSARALARYYASLATGGLIPPPHSSMSKPLLGHHAHVPTFPSAKQSKKKWKIKEIVSANKHSPSSNTNGNNSNTANLVANTGDWKNIGRIFSSPKIHDAFMGLGEYSDLVVPNGKFGLGFRNFYTANRNLSSFGHSGVGGSTGFCDIEHNFSIAITVNKMSLDGVTRSIVQLICSELNIPLPEEFSRFGEKGPDMQLQLI, from the exons ATGGGACGGGGAAACATCTTGAAGCGGAGGATGAAAGTATTCTCTTTAGCATTGGTGATCTACCTGGACTACAAG GGTGTGCAGAAGAGAGTTAAATGGCTTAGCAAAACCAAAACAAATGCTATATGGGAAAAAGCTCATGAAAGAAATGCTAGACGTGTTCTTAATTTGATGATTGAGATGGAAGGTCTGTGGGTAAAACTGGGCCAATATTTATCTACCCGAGCAGATGTTCTTCCAGAGGCTTATATATGTCTTCTCAAACAGTTGCAGGACTCTCTTCCTCCTCGGCGATTAGAAGAG GTCTGTCAAACTATAGAGAATGAGCTTGGAAAAGATATGGGCGACATTTTCTCTCAGTTCGTAGAGGCACCTCTTGCTACTGCATCT ATAGCACAAGTTCATTGTGCAACTTTGAGAAATGGGCAGGAGGTGGTTGTCAAAGTTCAACATAGGGGCATCAAAGAGGTCATATTAGAG GACCTAAAGAATGCAAAATGGATAAGTGACTGGATAGCATGGGCAGAACCACAATATGACTTCAACCCCATGATAGATGAGTGGTGCAAGGAGGCAcctaaagaacttgatttcaatcaTGAAGCAG ATAAGGTTGATGTGGTGATCCCAGATGTTATTCAG TCAACAGAGAAGGTTCTCATTTTACAATATATGGATGGTATCCGCTTGAATGATGTCGAATCACTGAATGCACTGGGTGTGAACAAACAGAAGCTTGTTGAAGAAATTACACGTGCCTATGCTCATCAAATATATGTTGATGGCTTTTTCAATGGCGATCCTCATCCAG GAAATTTTCTTGTAAGCAAAGAACCTCCTCATCGGCCTATTTTACTTGATTTTGGTCTTACCAAGTCAATTTCAAGGTCTATGAAGCAGGCACTGGCAAAAATGTTTTTGGCATGTGCTGAG GGGGATCATGTGGCTTTATTGGCAGCCTTCGCTGAAATGGGGCTTAAGCTGCGTGTTGATATGCCAGAGCAAGCAATGAACATTGCAACAGTATTCTTTCGCACTTCCACACCAGCAAGTGAGGCACTT GAAAACGTAAAGACTTTGGCTGAGCAAAGAGAGAAGAACATGAAGGTTCTTcaagaaaagatgaaaatgaacaaAAAGGAAGTCCAGCGCTTTAACCCT ATTGATGCTTTCCCAGGAGATGCAGTCATTTTTGCGAGGGTAGTGAATCTTCTTCGAG GGCTTTCATCTACACTTGATGTCCGTGTTGTTTATTTCGACATCATGAGACCATTTGCCGAGTCCACACTAATAGG AAGCATCAGCAGTGGACCAACAAGAAATAGCCAATGGATTTATGATTCACCAATTCAGTCTAATGTGGAGGCCAAGTTGAGGCAGCTCCTGGTTGAGCTTGGAAACGAGAAAATAGTCGGAATACAA GTTTGTGCTTACAAAGATGGAAAGGTTATAATAGATACTGCCGCAGGTGTGCTAGGGAGATATGATCCTCGCCCTGTTCAACCAGACACTTTGTTTCCAGTTTTCTCAGTAACTAAAGGAATCACTGCTGGAATGGTACATTGGCTTGTTGATAAGGG AGAACTCGAGCTCACAGAAACCATATCAAATATCTGGCCAGAGTTCAGCGGAAGCAAAAATGATATTAAG ATTCATCATGTTCTTAATCACTCATCTGGTTTGCACAATGCTATGTCTGATGTTATGAGGAGCAACCCTTTGCTAATGTGCGACTGGGAGGAGTCTCTGCGTCATATTGCTATGTCAGTTCCCGAGACAGATCCTGGTTCCCAGCAACTATACCACTATTTGTCCTTTGGATGGCTTTGTGGTGGTGTTATAGAG CGTGCATCTGGGAAGAAGTTTCAACACATTCTGGAAGAAGCAATAATCCACCCTCTCAATATTGAAGGCGAACTATATATTGGTATTCCTCCTG GTGTGGAATCTCGGCTGGCTACACTAACCCTTGACAAAGAAGAGCTGCAAAATCTTCTTGAGATCAGAAGCAGGCAAGACATGCCGTCCAGCTTACAGCAGGTTAATTTAGCTGAGATTGCATCCACTCTTCCCGTACTATTCAACACACTAAATATCCGACGAGCCATAATCCCCGCTGCTAATGGCCATTGCTCTGCTCGTGCCTTGGCTCGCTACTATGCTTCGCTCGCAACAGGTGGATTGATTCCTCCACCTCATTCATCTATGTCAAAGCCTCTCCTTGGCCACCATGCCCATGTTCCAACATTTCCTTCGGCCAAGCAGTCTAAGAAGAAATGGAAAatcaaggagattgttagtgcaaacaAGCATTCACCAAGTTCAAATACAAACGGGAATAATTCGAACACTGCTAACCTTGTAGCCAATACAGGAGACTGGAAAAATATTGGCAGAATATTTAGCAGTCCCAAGATCCACGATGCTTTCATGGGGTTGGGCGAGTACTCTGACCTGGTTGTTCCAAATGGAAAATTCGGACTTGGGTTTCGGAATTTCTATACTGCAAACCGTAACCTGTCAAGTTTTGGGCACTCGGGGGTTGGCGGATCTACTGGATTCTGTGACATCGAGCACAATTTTTCCATTGCTATCACAGTGAACAAAATGTCCCTAGATGGTGTCACAAGAAGTATAGTCCAGTTAATTTGTTCTGAGTTGAATATTCCCCTGCCCGAAGAGTTTTCGAGGTTCGGGGAGAAAGGCCCCGACATGCAGCTGCAGCTTATCTAG
- the LOC122038283 gene encoding uncharacterized protein LOC122038283 isoform X3: protein MGDIFSQFVEAPLATASIAQVHCATLRNGQEVVVKVQHRGIKEVILEDLKNAKWISDWIAWAEPQYDFNPMIDEWCKEAPKELDFNHEAENTKRVSKNLRVKSDDDSLKFADKVDVVIPDVIQSTEKVLILQYMDGIRLNDVESLNALGVNKQKLVEEITRAYAHQIYVDGFFNGDPHPGNFLVSKEPPHRPILLDFGLTKSISRSMKQALAKMFLACAEGDHVALLAAFAEMGLKLRVDMPEQAMNIATVFFRTSTPASEALENVKTLAEQREKNMKVLQEKMKMNKKEVQRFNPIDAFPGDAVIFARVVNLLRGLSSTLDVRVVYFDIMRPFAESTLIGSISSGPTRNSQWIYDSPIQSNVEAKLRQLLVELGNEKIVGIQVCAYKDGKVIIDTAAGVLGRYDPRPVQPDTLFPVFSVTKGITAGMVHWLVDKGELELTETISNIWPEFSGSKNDIKIHHVLNHSSGLHNAMSDVMRSNPLLMCDWEESLRHIAMSVPETDPGSQQLYHYLSFGWLCGGVIERASGKKFQHILEEAIIHPLNIEGELYIGIPPGVESRLATLTLDKEELQNLLEIRSRQDMPSSLQQVNLAEIASTLPVLFNTLNIRRAIIPAANGHCSARALARYYASLATGGLIPPPHSSMSKPLLGHHAHVPTFPSAKQSKKKWKIKEIVSANKHSPSSNTNGNNSNTANLVANTGDWKNIGRIFSSPKIHDAFMGLGEYSDLVVPNGKFGLGFRNFYTANRNLSSFGHSGVGGSTGFCDIEHNFSIAITVNKMSLDGVTRSIVQLICSELNIPLPEEFSRFGEKGPDMQLQLI, encoded by the exons ATGGGCGACATTTTCTCTCAGTTCGTAGAGGCACCTCTTGCTACTGCATCT ATAGCACAAGTTCATTGTGCAACTTTGAGAAATGGGCAGGAGGTGGTTGTCAAAGTTCAACATAGGGGCATCAAAGAGGTCATATTAGAG GACCTAAAGAATGCAAAATGGATAAGTGACTGGATAGCATGGGCAGAACCACAATATGACTTCAACCCCATGATAGATGAGTGGTGCAAGGAGGCAcctaaagaacttgatttcaatcaTGAAGCAG AGAACACTAAAAGAGTTTCAAAAAACTTACGAGTCAAAAGTGATGATGATAGTTTAAAATTTGCAGATAAGGTTGATGTGGTGATCCCAGATGTTATTCAG TCAACAGAGAAGGTTCTCATTTTACAATATATGGATGGTATCCGCTTGAATGATGTCGAATCACTGAATGCACTGGGTGTGAACAAACAGAAGCTTGTTGAAGAAATTACACGTGCCTATGCTCATCAAATATATGTTGATGGCTTTTTCAATGGCGATCCTCATCCAG GAAATTTTCTTGTAAGCAAAGAACCTCCTCATCGGCCTATTTTACTTGATTTTGGTCTTACCAAGTCAATTTCAAGGTCTATGAAGCAGGCACTGGCAAAAATGTTTTTGGCATGTGCTGAG GGGGATCATGTGGCTTTATTGGCAGCCTTCGCTGAAATGGGGCTTAAGCTGCGTGTTGATATGCCAGAGCAAGCAATGAACATTGCAACAGTATTCTTTCGCACTTCCACACCAGCAAGTGAGGCACTT GAAAACGTAAAGACTTTGGCTGAGCAAAGAGAGAAGAACATGAAGGTTCTTcaagaaaagatgaaaatgaacaaAAAGGAAGTCCAGCGCTTTAACCCT ATTGATGCTTTCCCAGGAGATGCAGTCATTTTTGCGAGGGTAGTGAATCTTCTTCGAG GGCTTTCATCTACACTTGATGTCCGTGTTGTTTATTTCGACATCATGAGACCATTTGCCGAGTCCACACTAATAGG AAGCATCAGCAGTGGACCAACAAGAAATAGCCAATGGATTTATGATTCACCAATTCAGTCTAATGTGGAGGCCAAGTTGAGGCAGCTCCTGGTTGAGCTTGGAAACGAGAAAATAGTCGGAATACAA GTTTGTGCTTACAAAGATGGAAAGGTTATAATAGATACTGCCGCAGGTGTGCTAGGGAGATATGATCCTCGCCCTGTTCAACCAGACACTTTGTTTCCAGTTTTCTCAGTAACTAAAGGAATCACTGCTGGAATGGTACATTGGCTTGTTGATAAGGG AGAACTCGAGCTCACAGAAACCATATCAAATATCTGGCCAGAGTTCAGCGGAAGCAAAAATGATATTAAG ATTCATCATGTTCTTAATCACTCATCTGGTTTGCACAATGCTATGTCTGATGTTATGAGGAGCAACCCTTTGCTAATGTGCGACTGGGAGGAGTCTCTGCGTCATATTGCTATGTCAGTTCCCGAGACAGATCCTGGTTCCCAGCAACTATACCACTATTTGTCCTTTGGATGGCTTTGTGGTGGTGTTATAGAG CGTGCATCTGGGAAGAAGTTTCAACACATTCTGGAAGAAGCAATAATCCACCCTCTCAATATTGAAGGCGAACTATATATTGGTATTCCTCCTG GTGTGGAATCTCGGCTGGCTACACTAACCCTTGACAAAGAAGAGCTGCAAAATCTTCTTGAGATCAGAAGCAGGCAAGACATGCCGTCCAGCTTACAGCAGGTTAATTTAGCTGAGATTGCATCCACTCTTCCCGTACTATTCAACACACTAAATATCCGACGAGCCATAATCCCCGCTGCTAATGGCCATTGCTCTGCTCGTGCCTTGGCTCGCTACTATGCTTCGCTCGCAACAGGTGGATTGATTCCTCCACCTCATTCATCTATGTCAAAGCCTCTCCTTGGCCACCATGCCCATGTTCCAACATTTCCTTCGGCCAAGCAGTCTAAGAAGAAATGGAAAatcaaggagattgttagtgcaaacaAGCATTCACCAAGTTCAAATACAAACGGGAATAATTCGAACACTGCTAACCTTGTAGCCAATACAGGAGACTGGAAAAATATTGGCAGAATATTTAGCAGTCCCAAGATCCACGATGCTTTCATGGGGTTGGGCGAGTACTCTGACCTGGTTGTTCCAAATGGAAAATTCGGACTTGGGTTTCGGAATTTCTATACTGCAAACCGTAACCTGTCAAGTTTTGGGCACTCGGGGGTTGGCGGATCTACTGGATTCTGTGACATCGAGCACAATTTTTCCATTGCTATCACAGTGAACAAAATGTCCCTAGATGGTGTCACAAGAAGTATAGTCCAGTTAATTTGTTCTGAGTTGAATATTCCCCTGCCCGAAGAGTTTTCGAGGTTCGGGGAGAAAGGCCCCGACATGCAGCTGCAGCTTATCTAG
- the LOC122038283 gene encoding uncharacterized protein LOC122038283 isoform X4, protein MIDEWCKEAPKELDFNHEAENTKRVSKNLRVKSDDDSLKFADKVDVVIPDVIQSTEKVLILQYMDGIRLNDVESLNALGVNKQKLVEEITRAYAHQIYVDGFFNGDPHPGNFLVSKEPPHRPILLDFGLTKSISRSMKQALAKMFLACAEGDHVALLAAFAEMGLKLRVDMPEQAMNIATVFFRTSTPASEALENVKTLAEQREKNMKVLQEKMKMNKKEVQRFNPIDAFPGDAVIFARVVNLLRGLSSTLDVRVVYFDIMRPFAESTLIGSISSGPTRNSQWIYDSPIQSNVEAKLRQLLVELGNEKIVGIQVCAYKDGKVIIDTAAGVLGRYDPRPVQPDTLFPVFSVTKGITAGMVHWLVDKGELELTETISNIWPEFSGSKNDIKIHHVLNHSSGLHNAMSDVMRSNPLLMCDWEESLRHIAMSVPETDPGSQQLYHYLSFGWLCGGVIERASGKKFQHILEEAIIHPLNIEGELYIGIPPGVESRLATLTLDKEELQNLLEIRSRQDMPSSLQQVNLAEIASTLPVLFNTLNIRRAIIPAANGHCSARALARYYASLATGGLIPPPHSSMSKPLLGHHAHVPTFPSAKQSKKKWKIKEIVSANKHSPSSNTNGNNSNTANLVANTGDWKNIGRIFSSPKIHDAFMGLGEYSDLVVPNGKFGLGFRNFYTANRNLSSFGHSGVGGSTGFCDIEHNFSIAITVNKMSLDGVTRSIVQLICSELNIPLPEEFSRFGEKGPDMQLQLI, encoded by the exons ATGATAGATGAGTGGTGCAAGGAGGCAcctaaagaacttgatttcaatcaTGAAGCAG AGAACACTAAAAGAGTTTCAAAAAACTTACGAGTCAAAAGTGATGATGATAGTTTAAAATTTGCAGATAAGGTTGATGTGGTGATCCCAGATGTTATTCAG TCAACAGAGAAGGTTCTCATTTTACAATATATGGATGGTATCCGCTTGAATGATGTCGAATCACTGAATGCACTGGGTGTGAACAAACAGAAGCTTGTTGAAGAAATTACACGTGCCTATGCTCATCAAATATATGTTGATGGCTTTTTCAATGGCGATCCTCATCCAG GAAATTTTCTTGTAAGCAAAGAACCTCCTCATCGGCCTATTTTACTTGATTTTGGTCTTACCAAGTCAATTTCAAGGTCTATGAAGCAGGCACTGGCAAAAATGTTTTTGGCATGTGCTGAG GGGGATCATGTGGCTTTATTGGCAGCCTTCGCTGAAATGGGGCTTAAGCTGCGTGTTGATATGCCAGAGCAAGCAATGAACATTGCAACAGTATTCTTTCGCACTTCCACACCAGCAAGTGAGGCACTT GAAAACGTAAAGACTTTGGCTGAGCAAAGAGAGAAGAACATGAAGGTTCTTcaagaaaagatgaaaatgaacaaAAAGGAAGTCCAGCGCTTTAACCCT ATTGATGCTTTCCCAGGAGATGCAGTCATTTTTGCGAGGGTAGTGAATCTTCTTCGAG GGCTTTCATCTACACTTGATGTCCGTGTTGTTTATTTCGACATCATGAGACCATTTGCCGAGTCCACACTAATAGG AAGCATCAGCAGTGGACCAACAAGAAATAGCCAATGGATTTATGATTCACCAATTCAGTCTAATGTGGAGGCCAAGTTGAGGCAGCTCCTGGTTGAGCTTGGAAACGAGAAAATAGTCGGAATACAA GTTTGTGCTTACAAAGATGGAAAGGTTATAATAGATACTGCCGCAGGTGTGCTAGGGAGATATGATCCTCGCCCTGTTCAACCAGACACTTTGTTTCCAGTTTTCTCAGTAACTAAAGGAATCACTGCTGGAATGGTACATTGGCTTGTTGATAAGGG AGAACTCGAGCTCACAGAAACCATATCAAATATCTGGCCAGAGTTCAGCGGAAGCAAAAATGATATTAAG ATTCATCATGTTCTTAATCACTCATCTGGTTTGCACAATGCTATGTCTGATGTTATGAGGAGCAACCCTTTGCTAATGTGCGACTGGGAGGAGTCTCTGCGTCATATTGCTATGTCAGTTCCCGAGACAGATCCTGGTTCCCAGCAACTATACCACTATTTGTCCTTTGGATGGCTTTGTGGTGGTGTTATAGAG CGTGCATCTGGGAAGAAGTTTCAACACATTCTGGAAGAAGCAATAATCCACCCTCTCAATATTGAAGGCGAACTATATATTGGTATTCCTCCTG GTGTGGAATCTCGGCTGGCTACACTAACCCTTGACAAAGAAGAGCTGCAAAATCTTCTTGAGATCAGAAGCAGGCAAGACATGCCGTCCAGCTTACAGCAGGTTAATTTAGCTGAGATTGCATCCACTCTTCCCGTACTATTCAACACACTAAATATCCGACGAGCCATAATCCCCGCTGCTAATGGCCATTGCTCTGCTCGTGCCTTGGCTCGCTACTATGCTTCGCTCGCAACAGGTGGATTGATTCCTCCACCTCATTCATCTATGTCAAAGCCTCTCCTTGGCCACCATGCCCATGTTCCAACATTTCCTTCGGCCAAGCAGTCTAAGAAGAAATGGAAAatcaaggagattgttagtgcaaacaAGCATTCACCAAGTTCAAATACAAACGGGAATAATTCGAACACTGCTAACCTTGTAGCCAATACAGGAGACTGGAAAAATATTGGCAGAATATTTAGCAGTCCCAAGATCCACGATGCTTTCATGGGGTTGGGCGAGTACTCTGACCTGGTTGTTCCAAATGGAAAATTCGGACTTGGGTTTCGGAATTTCTATACTGCAAACCGTAACCTGTCAAGTTTTGGGCACTCGGGGGTTGGCGGATCTACTGGATTCTGTGACATCGAGCACAATTTTTCCATTGCTATCACAGTGAACAAAATGTCCCTAGATGGTGTCACAAGAAGTATAGTCCAGTTAATTTGTTCTGAGTTGAATATTCCCCTGCCCGAAGAGTTTTCGAGGTTCGGGGAGAAAGGCCCCGACATGCAGCTGCAGCTTATCTAG